The window agatataagttgaacgacaacttcaacataatattatcagctattcttacaacaacagaggttagaaataataataataatagcaggcagatgttcttttgttccctaatggttccttgggtatttgggtattaatgagagtacaaaaaaaggtattatgaaccttataaacacacgttctgatgacgttgcaatggacattgcttaacattgaatttcttaacattttcgctcataacttttttaatttatagttctacgacaaaagttactaaaccaaagttgtagagaatttaatttgcaacaaaaaatgtttataaattttttttgtcagataaatagtttaagagatacatcgtaaaaccatttcaacccctattttcaagatggcggccgtgggacaagggtggcgaccccacaaacttggttttagctttagactgaccccccctacacttcaaaaaaataaaattgcgtgctctaaaaaacgcaaggtaaggcctaaaaaatgtaacatttcaatggactatttgaTCATGTACGAGCTTTTTGCGCGCAATGATAGCAATTTTATGTGCACTAGTTGATATACTATATCACCAAAGACCAATGTTAATATCTGAGAATATTATACAAGATAAGGCAGATACAgactataaaagtaaaatttactcACTGGACTTTGGCACCATTCTATCCTGTTTGCAAAAAGCTACGAGACGAAAGTTTAGCAGCCTTATAATTCAGCCCTAaacaattttctcccgatctTTACAGAACGTAACAACGGGCAAACATGTGTCCGATCTGGCCCCTTCACCTGATCATTCTGTACGTGCTGGCGATATGTCCCTTATGGGTGCTATGCCAAGCGGCGCCGGAGCTCACCGCCAACTTCGTGCCCAGCATCGTGGACATCAACATGCAGGAGTATAAATACGTTGATGTGAATGTGCAAGGTAAACTTGATTATTTGCTTTGCCAACTTTGCGGACACATTCCCAAACAAGATAGAACTACCTCCCCCAAGATATTTAAAACGTATTGAATTTTCTGAATCATACACATTTTCGTTATATGTAATGGccctttaacaaaataattcaacTGATCAAGTTTTTTATGGATATTCCGAAGTActtattaatcaaatatatttttgtcaggTACCAATCTGCAAACAGGCGATGTCTTTTCTGTGAGTACGAGGAACACTCACATAGCTGAAGCAGAATTCAACTCTACAGCTGTATACACAGGGAGCGAAGACAGCACTTGGAGAGGCAGGATACGAATTACTGGAAATTTCTTAGGTTAGTATTCCTTTTTATCCGGTTTagaagaggccggcataattgtatcgaccgGCGAGACAtttcgaaataatattaaaaggcGTTAGTTACTACTTCTCATTAACATGTAGATTTTGTCGAAATATTCTTTAgatgtcatattatattttattgcctttACTGAAGAATAATTATGATTCATTATAATCTGTTTAATTTGCAACACTACATATTGTCATACTTCTCAAATAGAGGAATTTAAATTGTGTGCACCTGTTTAAATTGTTTCCGTcttgactttttaaaatttaaaacctttaaaacaaacaaaattttcttaatatcaaaaaatatgtatacacaataagcaaattgtatttaaacaaGTGTTGAACTTGGCATAGTGACACGAgtaggttttaaaaattaacatataaagTGTCTAAAGTCTTAAGGCTTCAAAAAGCGAAATATATCATTAAGCTAGAaagagaaattattttaaattaagtaaaaggACATACCGATGGACACAATAACGTCATCGCCATTAGTACGCATGCGAACTATTATACAATTAACAACGGTGTTTGCTAATTTATAAACCGTTGTTCATTAGGAAACTTTCTTTACTAAAGAAAACAGTATTATCAACTTTTctataagtttatataaatccttataatactttttgaccgtaaaataattaaaaaaataagagacACAAAGAAAATGTTCATAAGTTTTACTAGCCCACTGACCATCGCGTTTGTCTATTAGGCAGGACGGACGTGACGTTGCAGGCCCACCGCGGCTCGCAGCAGTTGCCGATCACCAACAGCACCCTGCCGGTGATCATCGTGCGGCCGCAGAGAGTCATCGACACCATCTTCACCACCAGCGTTGCCACATTTGTGAGTACTCACTTTTATGCACTTATGTCTTGTCCCTTACTAATTTATTGATGCCCCTTTGAGTCTTGGGTTAAATTTTAGTCAATCAATTCtcctttaaaacaaaataaaatgttttgttcatcacataggcgaacatagttgcacttatgataagtcaaggtacataagaatatttaattattatttaagtaaagtCGATTATATAAAGTTTTTGAAAGTTTGGTAACCGGTCCGGTCTGGTATAACTGGCTTTCATCTTACCAGTTACCATTGTTTCTTTTATCAAATGGTAGTACGTTCATAACCATGTTCACAACTATGTTATTGTGccatttattgtttaaattgtaaCATGATGACATATTAGAGAAAATTGGGAAAGTCAAGCTTTACACCTGAATACAACATTGGTCACCGCGAttaggaattaaaataatatcatagtaTTGATAAGTgatgtatatattaattattctaatgaCTAATTCCACATAGGAATACCAACTTTATCGTATAAAGATAAAATGTACGTGAGATATGTCCTACCCCCTCTATAATACCGCTTTCGTTTCTCACGATATTAACACACGACATTGACACGTGAGATACTAAGTAGATACACTTATATGTATAGTGTAATGTTATTACTAAGATTAGGCTTAAGGTGATTAATTGATTAGGATAAAGCTACTGTAACTCTAATTAGAGTAAATCCTCAATAGggtattaaactttttttttgtctttacaTCTATCATATATTTACctcatataaaatgtaacacagaaaatgtattaatatctggtaaaaattcaacaaattgtaagttttttaaattcctttgaAGTGTTAAGAAACAAGAAAAGAGACGCAATACGCTCATGTGATGTCATCAGGAATTACGATGCGCGCGAATGAAAGAGATGCAGCGCTAATTCTTACACAtagaaatattagaaatatgatTTACCGTctcatttcttaaccaattttaatagaattttcaACACAAAGCCTTCTTTTTCGTACTATTTGCTgtttcatatagaataatgtacaaaaggAAACATAGGAAAATAATCCCACAAGTGTGAACCTTGAAAAGATATAAATAGTTGCCTCCGCTGAACACAATTTCGATGCAATTCCTGTCCGTTGACAGGCAAGACTCGGCTCAAGAAATTTGCCGTAGCACTCGCTCTGTCAAATTGGGACTTAACTGATGTATAATGAAttccatacatacatacatacataacatcacgcattttatccacgaaggggtatgcagaggcgcaactagggcacccacttttcgccaagtatgttccgtcccatgatgtgatagggggcgagcctatcaccatatcggacacaaattccagactccgggctgatactgagcagaaaaacccaaatatcacgttgcccgacccgggattcgaacccaggacctcagagcgctattgtaccggacgtgcaatacaactacgccaccgatgcagtcaAAATCCACTATAATCATGCTTGCATACATATTAAAAGGAGAGGAATAGaaattaaactcaaatcaaCCCCTGGTTTGTTAGCATTTAGTAGCTtagtatttaaaacataaacatagtACAATtgtcaacaaaaaacaaacatgaGTTCTCCAGAATGTGACTTTATGTCCGATAGGGTCTTAAACCCGATAAAAAAGTACGCATTTATCACTGCTATAGAATTTGCGTATACCAAAATCATAATGTTGCCTATTGTCCAGCCAGTATATGATTTTTAAGGTATTCATGAAAATTCCAGGTATCTCTGATCTTCATTAACTTCGGATGCGCCATGCATTGGCCGACGGTTCTGGAAGTGGTCAAGAGGCCCGTGGGTCCGCTCATCGGAATGGCTGGACAGTTCTTATTCATGCCGCTTGTAAGTATTTACAAATAGGTgtttatttatcgatatatatacatactccgtactagatttggcattccgaacattcactgtgttcaactgaattgaactgcaatctattcaaactgactttagtatggtcaatatagacagcttgtggttgtgtacggagtgacgctcatgatataagaactcgagtctaagtgtaaacctggatttgaataaaaaatattagtcaaataaatagaattatttgttgtttaaatagaatataccgtcaatatgtttattttgattttattacttgTGTTCACTCATAAAACAGTACATTTTGCATTAATTTGCATCGCTGAGTATTGCTATTATGAGCTTCGATTATGTAGACATTGAAGCAATACTAACGGTTTCAATTTCCTCatcattaatgataataatcgtgttatcaattattaattttgtattcacGGAAGTGAGATATTTGTATGACTTATCTCCAAAATAATATCACTGATGTGGTAAGTTAAAAGAACCtcataataataactatagtTAAAACTATCACCGGATACACTTATACGAATACTTACTCTAGTGGGTAAGTTTGCGAAGTTGAACACAACctcaaaatggaaaaattactgttccatattttttttagcaaatattcaaattcaatatattctagacaaaaaaaaataagcaatcGCTGAGCTcggcaataaaatatataaaaaattaatattatttattgcatggTTGCACAGACTTATTACGGCTAGGGGCCACTCGGGCAAATCATGAACTGATGGCGGGCCGGCCGGCTGAAGTATAGGTAATTAAAGACAATAaagaattgataataatttattaaaattgaaaaataatttattaatttgaagcGTGGCACTGCATAGTGCttacaatctttatttatatttggctCAAATTTACTTGTAGCAACATGTAAAACTGCTTCCAAACTTTCATTTGCAAGGCGGTttcgattttttgttttattattatttagtattgaaAAAGTTTGTTCACATATATAGGTAGAACCAAATAAGCTGGCTGGCTGGAatagaattcaatatttttcgaATGTACGAGAGTATTATTTTTGCTGTCGGCGGGCCACCAGTATTCGACCCGCGGGCCGCATGCGGCCCGCGGGCCGCGGTCTGTGCATCCATGATTTATTGCCTGTTCCTAATAATGTTAGCTGAAGTATAAATACTTTCCAGTTTACGTTACGCTTCCCATATACACCATGTTCCAATAACTTTTCCCCAGATGACGTTCGGTCTCGGGTTCCTGATCTTCCCGGACAATCCAGCGATGCGTCTCGGCATGTTCTTCACCGGATGTGCTCCGGGTGGTGGCGCCTCTAACATCTGGACCTTCATCCTCGGAGGAAATCTTAACTTGTCGCTCGCTATGACGTCGATATCCACGTTGGCGTCCTTCCGTGAGTTTTTTCAATCTTTATTGCTTGGGCTTAGATGTGACAGATTGGAAgtcgatttataaataaaatgttttcattataatttttcttagtCATTTCAATATGATTTGGTTACATTTTTGAGTTCATGTAGTCTGTCAACTTATACTTTAcaccttatttttattacattctcTCTCCAACTATGGAGAAAAAATACACCCATGTAAAAAAAGAACGAGCGTTTTGGAGTGTATTACGAGaccaaaaatttaaatgtatccATTTATTTCCAGTGTTTATGCCCGCCTGGTTGTTCTCGCTGGGTCAAGTGGTATTCCGTGACGCGAAGATCGTGGTTCCGTACGTTCGTATCGCGACGTTCGTCATTGGTCTCATCGTGCCCCTGGCTATAGGGTTGGGCATGCAGAAATGGACGCCAAGATTGGCCACCTTCATGGTCCGCATCCTGAAAGGGTTCTCGACAACCTTACTCCTGTTCATCATTATCTTCGCCATTGTCACGAACCTGTACATATTCGAGCTGTTTACGTGGCAAGTAAGTACTGAactaaaagtataattaattacaaacaagTAAAGtccaagacactgtgagctcattctgcgtagatcggactaacagctaaaatttaaaaagtgttataattgtaaaatataggtagatattgtaactttgactttacgggtGAACAACTCAGTCCCCCCTCCCCCCTCCAGCGTGATCACGAAgactgcaaagccttcgaaacgtcggcagaaaactaaaacattaaaaccgtgataaaatccgtaacaatagtttaatttcaatgtcttattcgcgtaaacataagaaatcattgagtGTAAGTCCGTAAAATAATCTCAtcattaatatgtttatatattcttAGATCATAGTAACGGGCATGGGTATCCCGTGGCTGGGCTACCT of the Manduca sexta isolate Smith_Timp_Sample1 chromosome 18, JHU_Msex_v1.0, whole genome shotgun sequence genome contains:
- the LOC115455094 gene encoding ileal sodium/bile acid cotransporter isoform X2, which gives rise to MCPIWPLHLIILYVLAICPLWVLCQAAPELTANFVPSIVDINMQEYKYVDVNVQGTNLQTGDVFSVSTRNTHIAEAEFNSTAVYTGSEDSTWRGRIRITGNFLGRTDVTLQAHRGSQQLPITNSTLPVIIVRPQRVIDTIFTTSVATFVSLIFINFGCAMHWPTVLEVVKRPVGPLIGMAGQFLFMPLMTFGLGFLIFPDNPAMRLGMFFTGCAPGGGASNIWTFILGGNLNLSLAMTSISTLASFLFMPAWLFSLGQVVFRDAKIVVPYVRIATFVIGLIVPLAIGLGMQKWTPRLATFMVRILKGFSTTLLLFIIIFAIVTNLYIFELFTWQIIVTGMGIPWLGYLAGYLVAILFRQPHPDALAISIETGIQNTGIAIFLLRYALGQPEADLTTVVPVSCAIMTPVPMTAIYIYQRIKACIVNRGKHEKIVEEANTPVSETVEPRVSVIPALDVNGAK
- the LOC115455094 gene encoding ileal sodium/bile acid cotransporter isoform X1 gives rise to the protein MCPIWPLHLIILYVLAICPLWVLCQAAPELTANFVPSIVDINMQEYKYVDVNVQGTNLQTGDVFSVSTRNTHIAEAEFNSTAVYTGSEDSTWRGRIRITGNFLGRTDVTLQAHRGSQQLPITNSTLPVIIVRPQRVIDTIFTTSVATFVSLIFINFGCAMHWPTVLEVVKRPVGPLIGMAGQFLFMPLMTFGLGFLIFPDNPAMRLGMFFTGCAPGGGASNIWTFILGGNLNLSLAMTSISTLASFLFMPAWLFSLGQVVFRDAKIVVPYVRIATFVIGLIVPLAIGLGMQKWTPRLATFMVRILKGFSTTLLLFIIIFAIVTNLYIFELFTWQIIVTGMGIPWLGYLAGYLVAILFRQPHPDALAISIETGIQNTGIAIFLLRYALGQPEADLTTVVPVSCAIMTPVPMTAIYIYQRIKACAGVLSTEESTRKSSKKPTPPYQRRSSRESPSSQPLMSTGQSSPV